Proteins encoded together in one Acholeplasma hippikon window:
- a CDS encoding flavodoxin, translating into MAILVVYWTGTGNTEIMAEKIAEGIKKAGYEADLKQISDILPDEALQYDKIAFGCPSMGIEELEPEEFLPWYEEVEPQLGNKLIALFGSYGWGEGEWMDYWHDRVRGLGLNLFEEGIRINSTPSTKEQQAIVEFGERFAKAE; encoded by the coding sequence ATGGCAATTCTTGTAGTTTATTGGACCGGTACAGGTAATACCGAAATTATGGCAGAAAAAATAGCTGAAGGTATTAAAAAAGCAGGATATGAAGCAGACTTAAAACAAATTTCAGATATTTTACCTGACGAGGCACTTCAATACGATAAGATCGCATTTGGCTGTCCTTCAATGGGAATTGAAGAATTAGAACCAGAAGAATTTTTACCTTGGTATGAAGAAGTTGAACCTCAATTAGGCAATAAGTTAATTGCGTTATTTGGTTCATACGGTTGGGGTGAAGGTGAATGGATGGATTACTGGCATGATAGAGTAAGAGGTTTAGGCCTAAATCTATTTGAAGAAGGTATTCGAATCAATTCAACACCGTCTACAAAAGAACAACAAGCAATCGTTGAATTTGGTGAAAGATTCGCCAAAGCAGAATAA
- a CDS encoding immunoglobulin-like domain-containing protein, producing MLSFLLQTVNVAVLWLNTVVVVPMNEPIEDFKYIPEAKLQMGEQFVEDPDFYMEYEVEYSTFRVIRTNIVGDYRVVYRAHFPTYHFTSDQEIIFRVVENEPPMIEVDDVELPVGSKLPDLKSYVTYYDNYSPQSKVALTIDSSRVNMNQIGSYPVIYKATDESYNETTITKNVIVVDNIAPTIKENKTIEVNIDESIDFSKYYTITDNYDQMVDVVYDDSLVDYSFEGVYPITITATDQSHNSSKRQSKVTVVDNTKLEIKLKYKEITINYQTELNEKELLSYVQNASALNTNDIKITSYVDSTTLGTYEVYYEITNKKRSVTTEILKVHVKDIKKPTLEIIRPLQIELNKLEPYILDYIYVTDNYDNSLDIMVTTQGKVDTSKVGDYRIMVTLKDTSKNEVTYPLVFSVKDLTKPKILQIKEIVVTDFIRPDLQSFFKITDNYDKDLDFEFDESYIDYETVGSYPLIVKATDQSQNEQVYETILKVKDIIAPELVLMNTEVFVSYDEDFDLYDYIESVTDNYDFELNKYHVTIETNIKENKLGRYYVDYTAKDTAGNQSKERLYLTIGDTISPNIEISYIEVKKNEVFDYKKYARATDNYDGDLTNELSFSPNYIPTNTVGTYEGLYYVHDSSGNYAEQRILINVIDNQTKSNYVIYFIAGGAGLTIFAIYYLFNKRKVKF from the coding sequence ATGCTGTCTTTTTTATTACAAACAGTGAATGTAGCAGTGCTTTGGTTGAACACAGTTGTGGTTGTTCCAATGAATGAACCAATCGAAGATTTTAAGTATATTCCAGAAGCTAAACTACAAATGGGTGAACAATTTGTTGAAGACCCAGATTTTTATATGGAATACGAGGTAGAATATTCTACATTTAGAGTGATTCGTACAAATATTGTTGGTGATTACCGTGTGGTTTATCGAGCACATTTTCCAACATATCATTTTACAAGTGATCAAGAAATTATTTTTAGAGTAGTGGAAAATGAACCACCTATGATTGAGGTGGATGATGTTGAATTACCAGTTGGATCAAAACTACCAGATTTAAAAAGTTATGTAACATACTATGATAACTATAGTCCACAATCAAAAGTTGCATTAACAATTGATAGCTCCAGAGTGAATATGAATCAAATTGGCTCTTATCCAGTTATTTATAAAGCAACAGATGAGTCTTATAATGAAACAACAATTACAAAAAATGTCATCGTTGTGGATAATATTGCCCCCACAATTAAAGAAAATAAAACCATAGAAGTTAATATAGATGAATCTATAGATTTTTCAAAGTACTATACAATCACAGATAACTATGACCAAATGGTTGATGTAGTTTATGATGATAGTTTAGTGGATTATAGTTTTGAAGGTGTTTATCCAATTACAATTACTGCAACTGACCAATCTCATAACAGTTCTAAACGTCAATCAAAAGTAACAGTCGTTGATAATACAAAACTTGAAATAAAACTAAAATATAAGGAAATAACAATAAATTATCAAACTGAATTAAATGAAAAAGAACTATTGAGTTATGTTCAGAATGCATCAGCTTTAAACACAAATGATATTAAAATTACTTCCTATGTGGATTCAACTACATTAGGTACATATGAAGTTTATTATGAAATAACAAATAAAAAACGTAGTGTGACAACTGAAATTTTAAAGGTTCATGTAAAAGATATTAAAAAACCAACCTTAGAAATTATAAGACCGTTACAAATTGAATTAAATAAACTAGAACCATATATTTTAGATTATATATATGTGACAGATAACTATGATAATTCTTTGGATATAATGGTTACAACACAAGGAAAGGTTGACACTTCAAAAGTCGGAGATTATCGCATCATGGTCACATTAAAGGATACTTCTAAAAATGAAGTAACGTATCCTTTAGTATTTTCAGTCAAAGATTTAACAAAACCAAAAATTTTACAAATAAAAGAAATCGTTGTGACAGATTTTATAAGACCTGATTTACAAAGTTTCTTTAAAATTACAGATAACTATGACAAAGATTTAGATTTTGAATTTGATGAGTCATATATTGATTATGAAACTGTTGGAAGTTATCCACTCATTGTTAAAGCAACAGATCAAAGTCAAAACGAACAAGTATATGAAACCATACTTAAAGTAAAAGATATCATTGCACCGGAATTAGTCTTAATGAATACAGAAGTCTTTGTTTCTTATGATGAAGATTTTGACCTTTATGATTATATTGAATCTGTAACTGATAATTATGATTTTGAATTAAATAAATACCATGTGACAATTGAAACAAATATAAAAGAAAATAAATTAGGTAGATATTATGTGGACTACACAGCAAAAGATACTGCAGGTAATCAATCAAAAGAAAGATTATACCTTACCATTGGTGATACGATTAGTCCAAATATTGAAATTAGTTATATTGAAGTTAAGAAAAATGAAGTTTTTGATTATAAAAAATATGCAAGAGCAACCGATAATTATGATGGCGATTTAACTAATGAATTATCATTTAGTCCAAATTATATTCCAACGAATACGGTTGGAACCTATGAAGGATTATATTATGTTCATGATTCTAGTGGTAACTATGCTGAACAACGTATTTTAATCAATGTAATTGATAATCAAACAAAGTCAAATTATGTTATTTATTTCATTGCTGGAGGTGCAGGGTTAACGATTTTTGCAATATACTATCTTTTTAATAAAAGAAAAGTGAAATTTTAA
- a CDS encoding ABC transporter ATP-binding protein — protein MQHNEEDIKLKKISLPVWGKLIKVIFKSKKNLIIMTAFAVSLAVLDSVNLILNKYVLDEFVGNNNFEYFTPFIIINILYALIFGLCVYGFIYQGGIIEANVSYDLRKQAFKTLQRLPFSYYDKTPQGWIMARMTSDARRLSQVISWGIIDFVWSILLMIITLIILYVYNWRLAIVVSIGLPFMFMITTYFRKKVLIKQREARHFNSELTAKYNESFHGARTSKTLGIEQSNLMEFDATAEKMMRTSIKATSISSIYSSCLLMACYLIVSVVMITGTFFVREQMIVVGTLYLFIRSTISFFDPMTVLTSFISSLQVAQASAERIIELIETESEIIDSPEVVEKYGDWFNKKKENWEPLHGDIEFKDVTFYYNENEIILDNFNLKIKRGMSVALVGHTGSGKTTIVNLTSRFYEPKKGQILIDGRDYKERSISWLHERLGYVLQSPQLFSTTVMENIRYGRLDATDEEVIAASKAIGLHTFIEKLDKGYDTHVGEGGNLLSLGQKQLISFARAILANPSILILDEATSSIDSEAEYLIQQATKSLLKNRTSLIVAHRLSTIVDSDLIVLLDGGKILEQGTHHELLEKRGAYFELYKNQFLAEKDNLYVQEMQKL, from the coding sequence AGCTTTTGCGGTTTCACTTGCAGTTTTAGATTCAGTTAACTTAATTTTAAATAAATATGTTTTAGATGAATTTGTAGGGAATAATAATTTTGAATATTTCACACCTTTTATAATTATTAATATTCTTTATGCATTAATCTTTGGATTATGTGTATATGGTTTTATTTATCAAGGTGGAATTATTGAAGCAAATGTAAGTTATGATTTACGTAAACAAGCATTTAAGACATTGCAACGTCTACCGTTTTCATACTATGATAAAACCCCGCAAGGTTGGATCATGGCACGTATGACAAGTGATGCAAGACGTCTTAGTCAAGTCATTTCATGGGGGATTATTGACTTTGTATGGTCAATTCTCTTAATGATTATTACCCTAATTATTCTTTATGTGTATAACTGGCGTTTAGCAATTGTTGTAAGTATCGGGTTACCATTTATGTTTATGATTACAACTTACTTTAGAAAGAAAGTTTTAATTAAACAAAGAGAAGCAAGACACTTCAACTCAGAATTAACTGCTAAGTATAATGAAAGTTTCCATGGCGCTAGAACATCTAAAACATTAGGTATCGAACAATCAAACTTAATGGAATTTGATGCAACTGCAGAAAAGATGATGCGTACAAGTATTAAAGCAACTTCAATCTCATCAATCTATTCTTCATGTTTATTAATGGCATGTTATTTGATTGTATCGGTTGTTATGATTACAGGTACATTCTTTGTTAGAGAACAAATGATTGTTGTTGGTACATTATATCTATTTATTCGTTCAACAATTTCATTCTTTGATCCAATGACTGTATTAACAAGTTTCATTTCATCACTACAAGTTGCTCAAGCATCAGCTGAAAGAATTATTGAATTAATTGAAACAGAGTCTGAAATCATTGACTCACCTGAAGTAGTAGAAAAATATGGTGACTGGTTTAATAAGAAAAAAGAAAACTGGGAACCACTTCATGGTGATATTGAATTTAAAGATGTAACATTCTACTATAATGAAAATGAAATTATTTTAGATAACTTCAACCTTAAGATTAAACGCGGTATGAGCGTTGCCTTGGTTGGCCATACAGGATCTGGTAAGACAACAATTGTTAACTTAACTTCTAGATTCTATGAACCTAAAAAAGGTCAAATCTTAATTGATGGAAGAGATTATAAGGAACGAAGCATTTCATGGTTACACGAACGCTTAGGATATGTCTTACAATCTCCTCAACTTTTCTCAACAACTGTGATGGAAAATATTCGTTATGGACGTTTAGATGCGACAGATGAAGAAGTTATTGCTGCATCTAAAGCAATCGGATTACATACCTTTATTGAAAAATTAGATAAAGGATATGATACACACGTTGGTGAAGGTGGTAACTTATTATCACTTGGTCAAAAACAATTAATCTCATTTGCTAGAGCAATTTTGGCAAATCCGAGCATTTTAATTCTTGATGAAGCAACTTCATCAATTGACAGTGAAGCAGAATACTTAATTCAACAAGCAACTAAATCACTATTAAAAAATCGTACATCATTAATTGTTGCACACCGTTTATCAACTATTGTTGATTCAGACCTTATTGTCTTACTAGATGGTGGTAAGATTCTTGAACAAGGAACCCACCATGAGTTATTAGAAAAACGCGGTGCATACTTTGAACTATATAAAAATCAATTCTTGGCAGAAAAAGATAATTTATACGTTCAAGAAATGCAAAAATTATAA